ACTCCGGGaactggtggaggtggaggtggcactGCAACTGGTGCTGGTACAACTCTGCCTGATGCAATCGCATTGGCTATTCCTGGAGGGAGGAGGGTAACTCTGGGTAACTCCAAAACGTCTCATGCTGTCAATTAGGGGTAGGTGAAAGGTTCTCTTTCTTGCAGTGAGTTTGCGGTGGGGTCCTCCATGAGTCCTACGGCAAGACAAGTAGGCTTCGTTAAGCTCCTTGACATAATACTCAGAGGTCTCTATCAATACCTTGGTAGTCTCTTCAGCACTCTTTTATGTAGTTGTTGCCTACTCTCAAACCTCTTGCAGCTGCATCCTCAGAGCTCTCTCTCGAGTCTTAGAATTTTCAGCCCTCTGGACGCATGCATTCCACTCAAAGCAATGAGTCTCATATAGCTGGTCCAGGGCAAGGAGGTATTTCACTGTGGTGACCAAGGTAGGGTCATCCTCCCTTTGACCTAGACCTTCCAACATTCTCATCCTACTACGTCACACTGGGCTTGTGCGGTTACTGACTAGGAAGAACTTCACCAGGGTACGTCCAGTATCCTTCTCATGCCTTCGACAGAAGTAAAGGAGGGCCTTGCGGGCTGCTGCTTGATAGGTATCACTATACTCAGCTCTGTAGGCAACAGTACTCCATGACTGCCAGTCTGTATACTCAGGTGTCTCGAACACAAGGACGTGGACTTTACATTTGTTGGTGCTATTTTCTCAGTACTCTCATCCACGATACTCCGGACGCTGAGTATACCCAAACCTCATCAGTGTCTCCCAAAGGATGAGGGAAAATCCTTGCACGTCCAAGCAGTAGGTGGTGGTCCATCCGTTTCCTTCCATCTgccatttttttgaaaaaaaggtGAGTCGGGATCGAGtggaaacaaaaaaataaaaaccttTTTATTAAAATGGAGCATCAAGGTAAATAGGCAATAGGGATGATagaaaattttattcaaatagTTTGTTATAAAACTATCACTCCTTTACTCGGCCAATCCTAAGGTTTTGCTCTACAATCAAGCATGACTCTAATACCACTCTGTCGGACCCCTCCTTCGGGTCACCTTGTGCAATTTATACCAGTCCCTGAATCAGTAGCTGGTGCGCACATATTTCTAACATAAGTAGACCTCATAGGCATACAACGATTAAGTACGATATTAGGGGATAATACAGAATTCATTACAATAAAAGCCCATATGCGTAATTAATTAAAACCTCACAGAACAACGGAAATAACGCAAACGTGACCCATACCCTCTAGGCAACTTGAGTGCAGACAAAACcaacttttctattcttcatcttctccttcGACGAAGTCGGCCTCTGAATCATCTGAGTCCAcaaatagcaagagtgagtacataaggtactcagcaagttttACCTTAAGGGGCCATTAAATGCATATAGGTAGATCAAtgataaggctgtagagtctttaggttttgcagaaagctaaATTTTGATGTAAGGTTCAATTTGTAACGACTATCTTAAAAGTATTTTGAGGATAACACATAAGTCGAGCTTATGGGGGTCGTCGGTCCTGAGGGAGATACTTTCATCCTACTAGTTCCTACACTTCTTTTGTCGGTGGACACACAATCTAGGATATTCAAGGCACATAGCCAACCCTTTTTGAAAACACGAGcacactgcccactcacacGCCAAGGAGGTACTTACGctgaaaagctaatcattgtgaccgaaccatagcatgtccttgaccgaggacatgACTATCCgaataggtttaacactctgcagagattgtacactttacccacaagatatgcacagattctaaccttagcaactggtgaaactgtcataacgagacgcaacgacctcacaacgtagttacaatatccacccatgggacACCAAGATACCAGAGGCCTTAGAAGATCCACGAGAaagaccacttagcaatcccaaggctctGACATAGCTTAACAATATCACCAACCGGACCTTGGGCTACGtactacccaagtcttctcctggttcctattgccactaccggcctccgagtgggtaccgaactaagtTAGAGGGGttgggtcaagtcctgcccatttaggtcatgtggttgtacgacTGAATGCTAGGTAGGATGTTACAgcaaaccggtccttatacgaccgaggcAAGTGTCTCCCAGTAAGAACACCACAAAGtcgaaccttgctccaaggtagttcccacctttgtagggtaccttactcacccccgCTAACAACACATTAGAGTTCTCCAGGAACACAAATCTCATATGCACACACACCAAGCACACAACACTTCACATTTTTGAAAATGCATGATTAACTTATGTACATATCctggttctttcttttgagcaaagtaatcctaagcatgctagtaaataagcattcatccaaataatcattatagttgatgttggggaccttctagggttttAATAGAATAAAGATAACAATATCAAGGCATagcataaacaagctaggtcataactatatTAGCATATTCTTTAAAATTACAGTCATTAACCTAAGCGTGCATATCCCTATAATTTGAACAATGactctacgggttgtatttgaaaacataggatcaacatgatcaacggtgtaagacttgccttcgttgaagtcctcgtacgctccttcttcaaactccggatCCTCTGGGTCTTCCTCGAACGTGCCTTCCTCTAACAAACGCAACATACGACAAAAGTGTAcacataaacaatcaatcaaatgattatattaaaaaccaattaaattacaaaaattatggaattgacatgattggatagatctcgaatttagatgaatatcggtagaagaatcgtcgaaaacggagttaggacggaggagaaacgggttTCGGAAGTTTTACTAGGAGAGAAAAtcaggaaaaaggaaaatgagataATATTATTGGAATATTCCAGTTTTGGAATCGGCTCGGCTCGGGGTCGACTCGGCTCAGTGGCTTGactgggcccacctgtcagtgagggagagaggtggtATTGTGTGGATAGGGGGAAAATAAGTGGCACTATTCATATTTATAGGAGGGGAGACGGCGGCTGCACGGGGTGCGAGATGAGGCGAGGCACAGGGCACGAGGGGGCGACACGGGGCGCGAGGTTTGCTTGCGACGCACGGCGACAGGACGGCGCAGCACAAAGCAAGAGCGGCACCGGGTCACgcggagagagaaggagagtgagagggatattattattattttatttttttaaccctTATGAGAGAACTCGGGTGTGATATTTATAGTACAATTTGATCCGTGAATTATGATAATTAACTTTTATATTGTAACcgtttatttttactttttcttttaaGCTAGaattcataatcaaaataaaaaataaatgtgGTCTAACACGACTTACAAGAAACTACATAACTTAACTGTACAAAAATAATGTCCAGCTGGAAGATCACTTCCACATTGGTCGAGCTCCTtttgtctgatttttttttttcacgaacaTGTAAAAGCTTTGTGCCTCTATTTTCATAGAGAGAATACAAAGAAGCATCAAGTTTGCTATGTTTGTTGGTAGTACTGATAATTTGGTACGGTAAAATAAGGCTAGGCACCAAAGTAGTGGTGATGGATTTTCTGCCCATGGAGgaacgacaaaaaaaaaaaaaaaaatggtggtGGATTTTCTATTGCTCCATTGCGCAATAAGAAAAAGGGCGTACATTTGTGTTGCCCATTGCCGCAAGTGGGTGGAAAGGCTTTtccttgtttttttcttttgaagcaAACGCTTTCCTTGTTTGCAAGTTGCAACGAAGCGACCGCAGGCGTAAGGGTGTATCGCCGCGATATCTTCCGTCTGTGGCACGACAAACGGACTCGCTCGACCGAACCAGCAAGCTGGACTGGGAACGGTGGAGCTGACCGCTTCGGCCGATGGCATCAATCCCCACCTCAATCGTCCAACCAAGCTCTTTGTACAGTCTGCTTCTTGTGAGCCGTGCGCGCGGTGTGGTTATAGAGAGCAGGATCCGTCATGGAATTTTTAGATTCTAGGTCTTTTCAAAACTTTTTTACACATGAATATACGGGAAACAATATTAAAAATAGACTTTTTTACAATATCATACTTATTAGCACCGTTGTTGTTTAATAGCACGATGATCTTGTAAGCATAACATAGAAGATTATACGTGACAGTGATCATGACGTTAATTGTTATAGCACTGTAGTTAAATATTATAGAGTCCTGCAAAAGAATCTACtttctaaaataatttttataagaatctatttataaaatatgtttttaaaaagagtcgaaatataaaaattccacCGTCAAACACTCGGATCGCATCAGATTCAAGGTATACCCCTGAGCACGACTCCCTCACAGCCCCGATCTCTCTGCCTCGTGCGTCCTGTATGCAAGTCGTTCATGATTCCATCCATCCACCCCGTAGGGGTGCCGGTCACCCAGTGCCATTGGTAGTACGTACCTCATCTACAGACTACAGGTACATTGTCCGTATTTCTAAGCATCAGTTATGACCATCTGCGGAGTACAAGTGCTGGTAGTAAAATAGGTGAACCCTCGTTCTCGCGTCAAAGTTTTTTTAAAccctcaacactaagtataagTTGGAGTATTTAAATGCATACATGCTCAAACACACACCATATTTTACATATACATACTCACATATTCTAAAGCACACGTTAGACTTATGATATATACACACGTAGTAAAGAAATTCACGAAACCTCAAACCCTATAAACAACGAGCATATTATTCTTCTATTATAATTCATAAATACACGAGACTATCTAGAGGAATAAAAGTTACTATACCGAGAATCCAACTTCCTACTAGGATTAAAGTTACCGACCAGAGCTCGGTTACCAAGCTctggcggtaaccgaaaattcgcgataaccgcggttaccggtcaaaattttaaaaaaattcagagaaaatttatttggcaaaatttgaaaattggaaaaaaaatcgcgattttagccgttcggtaacccgttggtttggaccggttaccgagcggttttgcgatttatcgagcgtcgaattttccgcattatcagtaaccgctcggttttctcgatttatcgagagggtttctcgattttcagtgaagttaaaaaaacccaaaaattatctcaatcttctaaaatcaataactaattcatctgagcttcaaatcaagtgaaacaaattttgttggtttccttgtgacatgatctacatgataaaagtatttatactcataaaaaagttcaaaattttctgtgagaaattgtattttttaaatcaagttaaatgcatagtttactctttgctaatccaaaaatcatgaaactaatttttttaatcttcttacatgatcctatgtcttttaaaaatacatgaactcatgaattagttattgtaacatgcataattgtgtaaatgtgttacgactagattaattcataactgacccatcacaccttaaaaattagtaaaaccacttttattagcttatttatactatgatttacgtagaaaaaataatagtagatatgaaaaagttaattacagtgttgtttcttaacatattcactttatgcttgtgaactttgtaaaaatcatagagaaattaataaaactctaaataaagtcaaatcaattttaaagattatcTTAAAATaagttttacacaagaaaaatatgtgtttgcatgttacacttttccttaacatgagttaataactgagccgcacgcttcaaatttttttatttttttaaacttcctccctatagaatatgatgcaaacgacattatttttgaaataaaatttcacagaaggtcttagaattgtgtctatttttttttaaattttttttccaaattttttaaattcaaattcggttaccattTAAAACCGGACCGGATCGGATCGAGAAGTtcggtaaccgtgatttttAGACGGTCACCGTTGTATTTGTGAACCGTGCTTCCTACCGGTTGCTTCTCACTAGCGAGCACCATCGCACTAGTATCGCGTTCGCGTTCTCGCGTGTTGGTTCCACGGCAAGTCTGCCGATCATAGTGCCACCAACGCACGAACCTATGCCCCATGCATTATGGCCGTTTTTTAATCGGTGTTGCACCATGCAATATATGTCCCGTGCATTAGGGCTTTGTTTTGAGCCAAACCGTTCGTACGTTTTACTGCTCACGCAGAATATAACTACGTGCCACTAATAACATCACTATTCACGCGCCGTATACCTGTGCTTTGAACGGTTTTGACTGAACCGTGGTTGAGCAGGCATGCACAGGCACGGCCCACATGGCAGAAGCTACGTCGAGCCCTCTCAAAGCGTTTATTGTGCGTCCGATCATCCAAGATTTCCTTAGTAGATGAGTTTCCTTAGTAGATGAGAGGGATTCTGGTTCTCTTCTGtactttaatatttttttactgtttctgttataaatagatttttaaagTTATTCTCTCTATAATaaaattctttttttgtttttattttttttaaaataaattattaaagaTAAGAGAAAAGAACAGAAGAATACCGCTCTTCTTCCGGGGATGGGCCGGCGGCGTGCCCGCCCCGAAAATACCCCTCCATTCCACAGGCCGGCAAGTGGGCCACCCCACGTGCCCGCCCCCATCGATCTTATCCACACCCGTGCCGCTCGCGCCACGTCCTCCCTTCCGCCCCGCAACCCGGCACGACTGACGTGCACCCCCGCAATACCTCTGTGGAGCCCACCTACAGCCGTACTATTGACCATGGACCAGGTCTAGGATGTGTGATAACCATCGCAACACCCCACTGCTCTATAAATAAGCCCTGCCCGCTACAATTCTCTCCTCCTCGCTCAGATCCGGAAGACTTGGGTAGTGGGAAGGTTGCTCATCAGATCGGTCTCTCAGTGGCAGTTTGGTGATTACGGCGCGGAGAGCGATGGGCCTCCTCGACAAGCTGTGGGATGACACCGTCGCGGGGCCCCGCCCGGACACCGGCCTCGGCCGCCTACGCAAGCAGGCCGCGCGCCCCGCCGCCGTCAAGATCAATGGTGAGTTGGATGATTGCCGCTGGAAAATTACACCTATACCCCTCGCAGCAGTTCACCGTGTTTCCCTACGATCTGACTCGGTTTTGGATTGCGTTGATCGTGTAGATCCGGCCGGGGACGGGGCGGCGTTCGTTCCACCGTTGCCGGCGTCCGGCAGCGAGGAGACGCCGGTCAAGGTGACGCGCAGCATCATGATCAAGCGGCCCCCAGGGTGCCCGGCGTCGCCGAGGAGCGCGgccagcacgccgccggcctcGCCGTTAGGGTCCACGCCGCCCATCTCGCCGTTCGCCGGCGCCGGTGAGTGCCCCGAGAGTCCGCACTCCCCTATGCATTAACTAGGTTTTTTCCCGGTAGGAGCAGGTTTTTTCCTGGTAGGGGCAGTTTGGTCATTTTGAGGGCGCGTACCCGTGACTTATTGGAAACGTCGTGACCAGCTTTCGCTTGCGTGGTTTTGTCGCCCAGTTCGGAAGCGTCTAGATGGGGCGTACTGGGCGGGGGCGTTTTGGACATTGCATCCCAGTGGGTGCTCTTATCTCTCGGGTCGCTATCCTGGATTCGTGGCTGGATATTATCGTATTGATTATTTGATAAGTTATCATTTGTGTCCTGAAACGCAGCAACTTTCGGGTAAACATAACAACTGTCATAGCTGTTGCCGTGGGGTAGACTTCAAAGGGAATACGGGGTTTCCTTCTGTTATTTAACCAATGATAGGTTTGGTCTGTACTATTACGTATGGACCTGCTTTATCTAGTATATACAGGATTGATATTAATTCATTCTATACATGAGAAGTTGTCTTTCTGGTCTTGGCATAATTTAAGCCGCCAGTAGATGTTTTGTTAATGATTTTAGAGCTGAAGACTTAATGTCATGTCTAGAAGGTAGCCACCATTTCAAAAGGGGTCGCGAATTAGTTAGCGAGTCACAAAAGAACATTTTCTTCACAAACCTGTCATCAAACCCTGGTATCCAAATGACTACTGAAGCTGATATTTTGATATGGATTTATGTCTTCTTTTGCAGTTATTCTACCTTAAACATAATAATTTATTGAGGTGCCTTCTTCTGTAAATTAGTACTATAAATTAAACAGTGGATgggtgtctagatccatcacACAAAGAAGGATGCTTGTAATCGTTTCAGTGTATTTATTCCAGTTTTAAAATGCACAACCGCATTTTGGTTTGGCAAATTCTTATTTGGAATTATATTTTCCTTTGTTGATGTTGCTATTTTTATCCACACTATGGAATAGCAAGCAGTGAGTAGATCACATCTATTAATGTGAGTAACATGGACCTTCAGTAATATTATATTTTCCCTTGTTGATGTTGCTATTTTTATCCACTCTTTGGAACAGCGAGCACTGACCTTATCACATGTATTAACGCGAATGACATGTATGTCCAGTTTGTATTGGTAGATTTGTAATATTTCGGAATGCTATCAGTATCATCTTTTGCATTCTGTTCATTATCTTCCCTAACCTTGAGGACTGAATTCACCAGGTGGTCGCTTCAGAAGGAAATCATCTTCGGATGCATACGAGAGGGCAACACCACCGGGGACAACCAGCCACCCTCCTCCCTTCGAAGTGTGAGCCCGCGACATGCGCACACTCCTTTTTGCACCTTGGCCAACAGCATCTACTTCACAAGGTTGAGATGGAGGAGAGAAGACATATCAAGAGGGAAATGGACAAAGTCAAGGGATATCTTACC
The nucleotide sequence above comes from Phragmites australis chromosome 4, lpPhrAust1.1, whole genome shotgun sequence. Encoded proteins:
- the LOC133916133 gene encoding dormancy-associated protein homolog 3-like, yielding MGLLDKLWDDTVAGPRPDTGLGRLRKQAARPAAVKINDPAGDGAAFVPPLPASGSEETPVKVTRSIMIKRPPGCPASPRSAASTPPASPLGSTPPISPFAGAGGRFRRKSSSDAYERATPPGTTSHPPPFEV